A genome region from Solirubrobacter pauli includes the following:
- the tgt gene encoding tRNA guanosine(34) transglycosylase Tgt, translating to MFSIRTRAPGSYARTGTLKLAHGEVRTPAFVPLATKAVVKTLEVREAEALGFDMVLGNTFHLFLTPGHELIRTFGGLHEFQRWDKPIITDSGGFQVFSMGHGTVADEIKGRAAQFVGERSGAILGIEEEGVTFRSYLDGSTRFMGPETSMEVQASLRSDIALVFDECTPFHADREYTARSTERTHRWLDRCIAWHAEHGPEGQNLYGIVQGGVEEDLRRASAQEVVAREYLGGIAIGGTLGETKDQMFTVVEWTIEELPEGKPRHLLGIGEVDDLVRGVELGIDTFDCAMPTRIGRHGMAVVPDPEKRWRVDLAKARWKESDEPILDGCPCPSCEPGYSRAYIHYLLKAKEQTAQRVLTIHNLYYLQRLMAELRDAIDEGRLPAAAAAVRAGAAPWELAGAR from the coding sequence GTGTTCTCGATTCGCACCCGTGCCCCGGGCTCGTACGCCCGCACCGGCACCCTGAAGCTGGCGCACGGCGAGGTGCGCACCCCGGCGTTCGTGCCGCTCGCGACCAAGGCGGTCGTCAAGACGCTCGAGGTGCGCGAGGCGGAGGCGCTCGGGTTCGACATGGTGCTCGGGAACACGTTCCACCTGTTCCTGACGCCCGGCCACGAGCTGATCCGCACGTTCGGCGGCCTGCACGAGTTCCAGCGCTGGGACAAGCCGATCATCACGGACTCCGGCGGCTTCCAGGTGTTCTCGATGGGGCACGGCACCGTGGCCGACGAGATCAAGGGGCGCGCCGCCCAGTTCGTCGGCGAGCGCTCGGGCGCGATCCTCGGCATCGAGGAGGAGGGCGTCACGTTCCGCTCCTACCTCGACGGCTCGACCAGGTTCATGGGCCCGGAGACCTCGATGGAGGTCCAGGCCTCGCTGCGCTCGGACATCGCGCTCGTGTTCGACGAGTGCACGCCGTTCCACGCCGACCGCGAGTACACCGCGCGCTCCACGGAGCGCACCCACCGCTGGCTGGACCGCTGCATCGCCTGGCACGCCGAGCATGGACCTGAGGGACAGAACCTGTACGGGATCGTCCAGGGCGGCGTGGAGGAGGACCTGCGCCGCGCGTCCGCGCAGGAGGTCGTAGCGCGCGAGTACCTCGGCGGCATCGCGATCGGCGGCACGCTCGGCGAGACCAAGGACCAGATGTTCACCGTCGTCGAGTGGACGATCGAGGAGCTGCCGGAGGGCAAGCCGCGGCACCTGCTCGGCATCGGCGAGGTCGACGACCTCGTGCGCGGCGTCGAGCTCGGCATCGACACGTTCGACTGCGCGATGCCGACCCGGATCGGCCGGCACGGCATGGCCGTGGTCCCGGACCCGGAGAAGCGCTGGCGCGTCGACCTGGCCAAGGCGCGCTGGAAGGAGTCCGATGAGCCGATCCTCGACGGCTGCCCGTGCCCGAGCTGCGAGCCCGGCTACTCCCGCGCGTACATCCACTACCTGCTCAAGGCCAAGGAGCAGACGGCGCAGCGGGTGCTCACGATCCACAACCTTTACTACCTCCAGCGCCTGATGGCCGAGCTGCGCGACGCGATCGACGAGGGCCGCCTGCCGGCCGCCGCCGCGGCGGTGCGCGCGGGCGCCGCGCCGTGGGAGCTCGCCGGCGCGCGATGA